A region of Ictalurus furcatus strain D&B chromosome 1, Billie_1.0, whole genome shotgun sequence DNA encodes the following proteins:
- the utp11 gene encoding probable U3 small nucleolar RNA-associated protein 11 isoform X1 yields the protein MSSFRKALKSKQRDHKERSQPGSRKHLGLLEKKKDYKLRADDYHRKQKTLNALRKKALDKNPDEFYYKMINTQLKDGEHVIKQKEEQLTEEQKKIMRTQDIGYVEMKRVAESKKIERLKSELHLLDVEGKQKNKHLFFVDSKKEVKDFNLATHLNTVPELLNRAYNRPTLDTLVNKSIVGAVTSNNIKKLARQRKARYDELSQRIDRERKMFIISQKIQTLKDLQDKNKKVKVRNETPTAPAIYKFETKRKR from the exons ATGTCTTCATTTAGAAAAGCCCTGAAATCCAAACAGCGGGATCATAAAGAGCGATCTCAG CCTGGATCCAGGAAACATTTAGGACTCctagagaagaagaaggactACAAACTCCGTGCAGA TGACTACCATCGAAAACAGAAAACCCTTAATGCCTTGCGCAAGAAGGCGCTGGACAAGAACCCAGATGAATTCTACTACAAAATGATAAACACTCAATTAaag GATGGAGAGCATGTGATTAAACAGAAAGAGGAACAGCTGACTGAGGAACAGAAGAAAATCATGAGAACTCAAGACATTGGATATGTGGAAATGAAGAGGGTGGCCGAGTCTAAG AAAATTGAAAGATTAAAGTCTGAGCTGCATCTTCTAGACGTCGagggaaaacagaaaaacaaacacctcttTTTTGTGGACTCCAAAAAAGAAG TGAAGGATTTTAATCTGgccacacacctcaacacagtGCCTGAGCTTCTAAACAGAGCCTATAACAGACCTACACTGGACACACTGGTGAACAAGAGCATTGTGGGTGCTGTGACTTCAAACAATATTAAG AAACTGGCCAGACAGCGAAAGGCTCGATATGATGAACTGTCCCAACGTATTGaccgagagagaaaaatgttcATCATCAGTCAGAAGATCCAGACTCTCAAAGACCTTCAG GACAAGAACAAGAAAGTAAAAGTGAGGAATGAGACGCCCACTGCTCCTGCCATCTACAAATTTGAGACCAAAAGGAAAAGATAA
- the utp11 gene encoding probable U3 small nucleolar RNA-associated protein 11 isoform X2 codes for MSSFRKALKSKQRDHKERSQPGSRKHLGLLEKKKDYKLRADDYHRKQKTLNALRKKALDKNPDEFYYKMINTQLKDGEHVIKQKEEQLTEEQKKIMRTQDIGYVEMKRVAESKTLKNTRRKMSRVPSHLREQAIGLLQGGMRTADVDRAINCNVCNVRRLRQCYRETGRTADRPCSGKLHPDVIENLQMPWWKSGVTSHSKN; via the exons ATGTCTTCATTTAGAAAAGCCCTGAAATCCAAACAGCGGGATCATAAAGAGCGATCTCAG CCTGGATCCAGGAAACATTTAGGACTCctagagaagaagaaggactACAAACTCCGTGCAGA TGACTACCATCGAAAACAGAAAACCCTTAATGCCTTGCGCAAGAAGGCGCTGGACAAGAACCCAGATGAATTCTACTACAAAATGATAAACACTCAATTAaag GATGGAGAGCATGTGATTAAACAGAAAGAGGAACAGCTGACTGAGGAACAGAAGAAAATCATGAGAACTCAAGACATTGGATATGTGGAAATGAAGAGGGTGGCCGAGTCTAAG actctgaaaaacaccagaagaaagatgtctagggttccttctcacctgcgtgaacaagccataggcctgctgcagggaggcatgaggactgcagatgtggacagagcaataaactgcaatgtctgtaatgtaagacgcctaagacagtgctacagggagacaggaaggacagctgatcgtccttgcagtggaaaattacatccagacgtgatcgagaacttgcaaatgccttggtggaagagtggggtaacatctcacagcaagaactga